From Cervus canadensis isolate Bull #8, Minnesota chromosome 28, ASM1932006v1, whole genome shotgun sequence, one genomic window encodes:
- the PPP2R5D gene encoding serine/threonine-protein phosphatase 2A 56 kDa regulatory subunit delta isoform, with product MPYKLKKEKEPPKLAKGAAKPSSSSKDGGGESTEEAQPQPQPQPQPQPQPPSSNKRPSNSTPPPTQLSKIKYSGGPQIVKKERRQSSSRFNLSKNRELQKLPALKDSPTQEREELFIQKLRQCCVLFDFVSDPLSDLKFKEVKRAGLNEMVEYITHSRDVVTEAIYPEAVTMFSVNLFRTLPPSSNPTGAEFDPEEDEPTLEAAWPHLQLVYEFFLRFLESPDFQPNIAKKYIDQKFVLALLDLFDSEDPRERDFLKTILHRIYGKFLGLRAYIRRQINHIFYRFIYETEHHNGIAELLEILGSIINGFALPLKEEHKMFLIRVLLPLHKVKSLSVYHPQLAYCVVQFLEKESSLTEPVIVGLLKFWPKTHSPKEVMFLNELEEILDVIEPSEFSKVMEPLFRQLAKCVSSPHFQVAERALYYWNNEYIMSLISDNAARVLPIMFPALYRNSKSHWNKTIHGLIYNALKLFMEMNQKLFDDCTQQYKAEKQKGRFRMKEREEMWQKIEELARLNPQYPMFRAPPPLPPVYSMETETPTAEDIQLLKRTVETEAVQMLKDIKKEKVLLRRKSELPQDVYTIKALEAHKRAEEFLTASQETL from the exons ATGCCCTATAAACTGAAGAAGGAGAAG GAGCCCCCCAAGCTTGCCAAAGGCGCAGCCAAGCCCAGCAGCTCGAGCAAGGATGGTGGAGGCGAGAGCACGGAGGAG gcccagccccagccgcagccccagccccagccacaACCCCAGCCACCGTCATCCAACAAGCGTCCCAGCAACAGCACGCCGCCCCCCACGCAGCTCAGCAAGATCAAGTACTCGGGGGGCCCCCAGATTGTCAAGAAGGAGCGACGACAGAGCTCCTCCCGCTTCAACCTCAGCAAGAACCGGGAGCTGCAGAAGCTTCCTGCCCTGAAAG ACTCGCCCACCCAGGAGCGGGAGGAGCTGTTCATCCAGAAGCTGCGCCAGTGCTGCGTCCTCTTCGACTTTGTGTCAGACCCACTCAGTGACCTCAAGTTCAAGGAGGTGAAGCGGGCGGGACTCAACGAGATGGTGGAGTACATCACCCACAGCCGTGATGTCGTCACCGAGGCCATTTACCCCGAGGCCGTCACCATG TTTTCAGTGAACCTCTTTCGGACGCTGCCACCTTCATCGAATCCCACCGGGGCCGAGTTTGACCCCGAGGAAGATGAGCCCACCCTGGAGGCCGCCTGGCCGCATCTCCAG CTCGTCTATGAGTTTTTCTTACGTTTTCTCGAGTCTCCTGATTTCCAGCCAAACATAGCCAAGAAGTACATTGACCAAAAGTTTGTCCTTGCT CTCCTGGACCTGTTTGACAGTGAGGACCCTAGAGAGCGGGACTTCCTCAAGACCATCTTGCATCGCATCTATGGCAAGTTTTTGGGGCTCCGGGCTTATATCCGTAGGCAGATCAACCACATCTTCTACAG GTTCATCTATGAGACGGAGCATCACAATGGGATTGCTGAGCTCCTGGAGATCCTGGGCAG catcatcaATGGCTTTGCCTTGCCCCTGAAGGAAGAGCACAAAATGTTCCTCATCCGGGTTCTTCTTCCCCTTCACAAGGTCAAGTCCCTAAGTGTCTACCACCCTCAG CTGGCATACTGCGTGGTGcagttcctggagaaggagagcAGCCTCACTGAGCCG GTGATTGTAGGCCTCCTCAAGTTCTGGCCCAAGACCCACAGCCCCAAGGAAGTGATGTTTCTGAATGAGCTAGAGGAGATCCTGGATGTCATTGAGCCTTCAgagttcagcaaagtgatggagCCTCTGTTCCGCCAGCTTGCCAAGTGTGTCTCCAGCCCCCATTTCCAG GTGGCGGAGCGTGCCCTCTATTACTGGAACAACGAGTACATCATGAGCCTGATAAGTGACAACGCCGCCCGAGTCCTCCCCATCATGTTCCCCGCGCTCTACAGGAACTCCAAGAGCCACTGGAACAA GACAATCCACGGGCTCATCTACAATGCCCTGAAGCTGTTTATGGAGATGAATCAGAAGCTGTTTGATGACTGCACGCAACAGTACAAGGCTGAAAAGCAGAA GGGCCGTTTTCgaatgaaggagagagaagagatgtGGCAAAAGATTGAGGAGCTGGCCCGACTTAATCCCCAG TATCCCATGTTCCGAGCgcctccccctctgcctcccGTGTACTCGATGGAGACTGAGACCCCCACGGCAGAGGACATCCAGCTTCTGAAGAGGACGGTGGAGACAGAGGCCGTGCAG ATGCTGAAGGACATCAAGAAGGAGAAAGTGCTGCTCCGGCGGAAGTCCGAGCTGCCCCAGGACGTGTACACCATCAAGGCGCTGGAGGCGCACAAGCGGGCAGAAGAGTTCCTAACTGCCAGCCAGGAGACCCTCTGA
- the KLHDC3 gene encoding kelch domain-containing protein 3 isoform X1, which produces MLRWTVHLEGGPRRVNHAAVAVGHRVYSFGGYCSGEDYETLRQIDVHIFNAVSLRWTKLPPVRPAARGQAPVVPYMRYGHSTVLIDDTVFLWGGRNDTEGACNVLYAFDVNTHKWSTPRVSGTVPGARDGHSACVLGKTMYIFGGYEQLADCFSNDIHKLDTSTMTWTLICTKGNPARWRDFHSATMLGSHMYVFGGRADRFGPFHSNNEIYCNRIRVFDTRTEAWLDCPPTPVLPEGRRSHSAFGYNGELYIFGGYNARLNRHFHDLWKFNPVSFTWKKIEPKGKGPCPRRRQCCCIVGDKIVLFGGTSPSPEEGLGDEFDLIDHSDLHILDFSPSLKTLCKLAVIQYNLDQSCLPHDIRWELNAMTTNSNISRPIVSSHG; this is translated from the exons ATGTTACGGTGGACGGTGCACCTAGAGGGCGGGCCCCGCAGGGTGAACCATGCCGCTGTGGCCGTGGGGCACCGGGTATACTCCTTCGGGGGTTACTGCTCAGGCGAAGACTATGAGACGCTGCGCCAGATTGATGTGCACATCTTCAACGCCG TGTCCTTGCGTTGGACAAAGCTGCCCCCGGTGAGGCCCGCCGCCCGCGGGCAGGCTCCCGTGGTACCCTACATGCGATATGGACACTCAACCGTCCTCATCGATGACACAGTCTTCCTTTGGGGCGGGCGGAATGACACCGAAGGGGCCTGCAATGTGCTCTATGCCTTTGACGTCA ATACTCACAAGTGGTCAACACCCCGAGTGTCAGGAACGGTTCCTGGGGCCCGGGATGGACATTCGGCTTGTGTCCTGGGCAAGACCATGTACATTTTTGGGGGCTATGAGCAGCTG GCTGACTGCTTTTCCAATGACATCCACAAGCTGGATACCAGCACCATGACGTGGACCCTGATCTGTACAAAG GGCAACCCTGCACGCTGGAGGGACTTCCACTCAGCCACAATGCTGGGCAGTCACATGTATGTCTTTGGGGGCCGGGCCGACCGTTTTGGGCCATTCCATTCCAACAATGAGATTTACTGCAACCGCATCCGTGTCTTTGACACGAGGACTGAGGCCTGGCTGGACTGTCCACCCACCCCAGTGCTACCCGAGGGGCGCCGGAGCCACTCAGCCT TTGGCTACAACGGGGAGCTGTACATTTTTGGTGGCTATAACGCAAGGCTGAACCGGCACTTCCATGACCTCTGGAAGTTTAATCCTG TGTCATTTACTTGGAAGAAGATTGAACCGAAGGGCAAGGGGCCATGTCCCCGCCGGCGCCAGTGCTGCTGTATTGTTGGTGACAAGATTGTCCTCTTTGGGGGCACCAG TCCGTCTCCAGAGGAAGGTCTGGGGGATGAATTCGACCTCATAGATCATTCTGACTTACACATTTTGGACTTCA GCCCTAGTCTGAAGACTCTGTGCAAACTGGCTGTGATTCAGTACAACCTGGACCAGTCCTGTTTGCCCCATGACATCAG GTGGGAGCTGAATGCCATGACCACCAACAGCAATATCAGTCGCCCCATCGTCTCCTCCCATGGGTAG
- the MEA1 gene encoding male-enhanced antigen 1, with protein sequence MAAVVLGGDTMGPERIFPNQTEELGPHQGPTEGTGDWSSEEPEEEQEETGAGPAGYSYQPLNQDPEQEEVELAPVGDGEDVVADIQDRIQALGLHLPDPPLESEDEDEQGATALNNHSSIPMDPEHVELVKRTMAGISLPAPGVPAWAREISDAQWEDVVQKALQARQAAPAWK encoded by the exons ATGGCAGCAGTAGTTCTAGGGGGAGACACCATGGGTCCTGAACGTATCTTCCCCAATCAGACTGAGGAACTCGGGCCACATCAGGGCCCCACGGAAGGCACTGGGGATTGGAGCAGTGAGGAACCAGAGGAAGAACAAGAGGAAACAGGGGCAGGACCAGCTGGCTACTCCTACCAGCCTCTGAACCAAGATCCTGAACAAGAGGAGGTGGAACTAGCACCAGTGGGGGATGGAGAAGATGTAGTTGCTGATATCCAGGATCGGATCCAG GCCCTGGGGCTTCATTTGCCGGACCCACCGCTAGAAAGTGAGGACGAAGATGAGCAGGGAGCTACAGCATTGAACAACCACAGCTCTATTCCCATGGACCCAG AACATGTAGAGCTGGTGAAAAGGACGATGGCTGGCATAAGCCTGCCTGCACCAGGGGTTCCTGCCTGGGCTCGTGAGATATCAGATGCCCAGTGGGAAGATGTGGTACAGAAGGCCCTCCAAGCCCGGCAGGCTGCCCCTGCCTGGAAGTGA